The genomic segment TGAGAGAGATGCCCACTGGGTATTCAGGCGCCAAAACAGAGTAATAATGAGGGTGATAACAGAGCCTTTCCAGGCACCAGAGGGGACCTCTAGGAGGGGGTGCCTGGTTTGAGCCCTAACTGGCGGGTGTTTAACCGAGGGGACCAGGAAGAGGACGGCAGCGTAGCAGATCACCACCACGGGCAGGGCTGGAGGCTGCGGCCAGGATGGCATTGATAACGCTGCCGTCTCGGCTCACGAAGCCCTCTGCACCTGACCTCAGCCAAAAGGCCGAGACTGAGCGCAGGAAGCCACGGATGGAGCTGGCTGGCGGGCTGGCGGGCTGGCGGGCTTTCACTAAGGACTGCGGGCGTTCTTTTGGGCAACGGTGGCTGTTACAACAGTTTCCATCAGGGGACCGCCAGGGTCATTTTGGGGTCATTTTATAGGAGCCTTCAGAACAGATGAACTCAGAGACTGAGGTGCAATGTGCTAATACTCTAGTGATTTTAATCTAGAAAATTAACAAAGTAGATCTAAAAAAGGTAGGATCCAAAACCCCTCCTGCTTCCAATACTTTACTGGGAAAAGAGAGATTATTGGTCAGGAAGCGCCAATCACTGCCTCCCAGGTCATTTCCCTCTGCCCAGTGCTCACAGCcctcacccccccatccccccccccccgtgctcacagccacccccctctgcccagtgctcacagccccacccccccaccacacccccctgTCCTGGTGCTCACAGTCCTCACCCCCCCATTCCCCCGCCCCAGGTGCTCACAGcacccccccacctctgcccagtgctcatagcgccccctcctctgcccagtgctcacagccccacctccctctgcccagtgctCACAGTCCTCACCCCCCCCATTCCCCCGCCCCAGGTGCTCACAGcacccccccacctctgcccagtgctcatagcgccccctcctctgcccagtgctcacagtcctcgccccccccccccccccattcccctgCCCCGGGGTGCTCACAgccacccccctctgcccagtgctcacagtccacccccctgcccagtgctcacaggccccccccccctgcccagtgctcacagccctcaccccccgtccccccccccccaccccgccccgggtGCTCACagcaccccccaaccccctgcccagtgctcacAGCCCCCCCACTTCTGCCAGCCGGAACCCTGCACCTTCACTGTGGACCTGGTCCTCCACAAGCTCCTTTACGAACGGTCCCATCTGTGCCCTCTGTGCCCTGTGCCGGGATGGCCACGTGGGCTCCTCGGGTGGAAAGAGAACCCAGAACTCGGTGAGCCGCCGCAGACGGACCTTCCACGGAGAAATCTGCAGCCTGACCGCCTGGTTCCTGTTCCCTCTCACAGAATTAAAGCGCTCCGGTCTCACTGCGCATGCTTGGCCTGGAGGGCTCTCTGGCTACATAAGCCCACCCAGGCTGACCCCGGCTGACCCCGGCTGACCCCGGCTGACCCCGGCTGACCCCAGGCTGACCACAGGCTGACCCAGGCTGACCCCGGCTGACCCCGGCTGACCCCGGCTGACCCCGGCTGACCCCAGGCTGACCCCGGCTGACCCAGGCTGACCCCAGGAGACCGCGGagggccccgcccgccgcccgatGGCCACGGCAGGGGGACACTTCCCCGTGCCCACAGCCCGGGCGCTGTGACTCCTTTCAGAGTGTCCTGTTACCCACCAACGCCCTCTCCGGAGAGAACTGTGATCCCCTCCATTAACAAACAGAACTAAAGGCGTCCCACTGGGTCTTTCTATAGAACCAGCCAGGAAATCATGGATTATGATGTTTGTTACACAGACGTGCGTTACCTAgcgtttattttgaaatatttatggagggccccgccccccgcagcccccaggGAGCGCGGTGCCTCTCCGGTTCTCCATGGCGCACCCTGGCGGTGGGTCCGCGACCCGCACCGCCCACGGCCAaggcctcccgcccccgcccccgcccccgcccccgggggccGCAGCCCCAGGCCTCGGGTGGAGCGGAGCGTCCAGGGTCCAGGCCTGCCCTGTGCTGCGGGGGGCCGGGCGGTGCTTTGGGGcggggcccagcccagggagcccaggGCTCCGCGGGGAGAGCGCACACCGCCTCCCGAGGCCGGAAGCCTGCGCGCAGGAGGCGGGCGGGCGCCCGgggcggcctggcctgcggaagGGCGTGTGCGGCGGGGCGGCCGCGAggcgccgggcgggcgggccgtTTGCTGACCGTTCGCGGACCGGGTAACGGCTGCCGGCCGGCCAGTCCGCGGTGCCGCCACCGGCATGGGCTGCGCCCCGAGCGTCCACATTTCCTCCGAGGCCCCGGGCGCGTACCCGGGCGGCAAAGAGGCCGAGGACGCGCAGGACCCCTGGGCGCGGCTGGAGGGCACCGGCGCCCtggccccctccttcccctcggACTCCTACCTGCCTCGCGGCAAGATATCCGTGTCGGACGTGCAGTTGGGCCCCATGCGGTTTCACCCggaccagctgcaggtgctgttGGTGTTCGGCAAGGAGGACAGCCAGTGCAAGGCGTTCCGCCAGGCCTGCGACCAGGCCGGGTTCAAGTGCACGCTGACCAGGGAGATGCAGGCGGTGCTGGGCTGCTTCCTGTCGGCGCACCACGACATCGTCATCCTGGACCACAGACACCCCCGGCAGCTGGACGCGCGGGCGCTGTGCAGGGCCATTCGATCGTCCAAGGTCTCGGAAAACACGGTCATCGTCGGGGTGGTGCGCAAGCGGGACGGGGACCTGCCCGTGATGCCCCTCCTCTCCACCGGCTTCACCCGGCGCTACGTGGAGAaccccagcctgctggcctgctacaccgagctgctgcagctgcagttCGGGGAGGTGCGAGCCCAGCTGAAGCTCAGGGCGTGCAACTCCATCTTCACGGCCCTGGAGAAGAGCCAGGACGCCATTGAGATCACGGGCGAGGACCACCTGGTGCAGTACGTGAACCCGGCCTTTGGGACCACCATGGGCTGTGACTCCCAGGAGCTGATAGGGAAGGAGCTGGCCAAGTTACCCGCCGCCGAGAAGAAGTCTGAGCTGTTCGACACGATCAATTCGTGCATCCAGACGGGCAAGGGCTGGCAAGGCGTCTGCTGCGCCAAGAACGGAGACAACAAGCAGCAGGATGTGAGGGTCATCCCGGTCAGCGGGCAGGGCGGGAAGATCAGACACTACGTGTCCATCATCAGGCTGAGCGATGGGAACAGTAAGGCCGAGAGGACGCCCAGGAGCATCCAGTCCGACTCGCACACAGACAgccagttggggaaactgagggacaGGAGGAAAAGCTCGGGTGGCGCCAGGAGCCTGGGCTCCCGGGCAGGTGAGGTGGCCGGCCAGAGACGCCACTCCTCGCTGGCCCGGATCCAGTCGGTGACCATGGAGGCGCCCATCACCAAGGTGATCAACATCATCAGTGCCGCCCAGGAAAACAGCTCGGAGCCCGTCACAGAGGCCCTGGACCGGGCGCTGGAAATCCTGAGGACCACGGAACTGTACTCCCCGCAGTTCGGGGCGAAGGATGAGGACCCTCACGCCAACGACCTCATCGGGGGCCTGATATCCGACGGCCTGCGGAGACTCTCGGGGAACGAGTACGTCCTTACCGCCAAAGACCTCCCGCGGCTGTCCAGCAGCGTCGCCGTCCCCACGTCCCTCCACGACGTCCCGCTGCAGATCGCCGAGGCGCTGGAGAACGAGGAATCCTGGGACTTTGACATCTTTGAGCTGGAGGCCGCCACGCAGAAACGGGCCCTGAGCTACCTCGCCATGAAAATCTTCGGTCGCTTTGGCATCTGCGAGTTCTTAAAGTGCCCGGAGACCACGCTGAGGCTGTGGCTGCAGGTCATCGAGTCCACGTACCACGCCTCCAACCCCTACCACAACTCCAGCCACGCCGCCGACGTCCTCCACGCCACCGCCTACTTCCTGTCCCAGGAGCGGGTGAAGCGCGCCCTGGATTCGGTGGACGAGGCGGCCGCCCTCATCGCGGCCACGATCCACGACCTGGACCACCCGGGGAGGACCAACCCCTTCCTGTGCAACGCGGGCAGCGCGCTGGCCATCCTGTACAACGACTTCGCCGTGCTGGAGAGCCACCACGCCAGCCTGGCCTTCCAGCTGACCCTCCGGGACGACAAGAGCAACATCTTCAAGAACATGGAGAGGGGCGTGTACCGGACGCTGCGCCAGGCCATCATCGACATGGTCTTGGCCACGGAGATGACCAAGCACTTCGAGCACCTCAACAAGTTTGTCAACAGCGTCGTCAAGCCCTTGGCAGACCTGGAGGAGCGCGAGGAGACGGAGGCAGTGCGAGCGGACATCAACACGATGCTCAGGACTCCGGAGAACCGGTCGATGATCAAGCGCATGATGATCAAGTGCGCCGACGTGTCCAACCCCTGCCGGCCCTTGGAGCAGTGCATCCAGTGGGCCGCGCGCATCTCGGAGGAGTACTTTTCCCAGACCGAAGAGGAGAAGCGGCGGGACTTACCCGTGGTGATGCCCGCCTTCGACAGGAACACCTGCAGCATCCCCAAGTCCCAAATGTCCTTCATCAACTACTTCATCATCGACATGTACGACGCGTGGGACAACTTTGTGGACCTGCCCGTGCTGCTGCACCACCTGGACAACAACTTCAGATACTGGAAGGACCTGGACGAAATGAGCGTGCGGGGCCTCCGCCCGCCCCCGACCTAGGCCAGGGAAGGGCCCCCGTGCAGAGAGCACTCCGCTCGCCGGTGCACTGCGCCAGGGCTCTGCCGATGAAAAGGAACGAGAACGGAAGGCTTGTTTCATCACATTTTATCCATGACTTCTCCAAAACGTGGCCTGATTTTGTAGAGTGTTTATACCAAATGTTCTTAAGGGAACACACAGCAAACGGGATATTTACTAAcgtgactttttaaaaaccaacctGTATCCACCTTCAGTGGTAATGTTTAATTCCAGGTATTTATGAAGGTTCTGTATCTGCACACTTTCAATAAATGTAGCACCATTAAAAATGACATATGAGGACACATCACGGCACCTgtcatttcattttaaactttaaaaagttaaaaaaaatatttatggaaaccTGTATTTCCAGTGGCTGTGCAGCTGGCCTCACACGCTCATTTCGTGACAGGAAATAACGTgttttgtgccccccccccccgcccccgctccacctcccagcctcagGACCTCGCCTCTCTATGTGATCTGCTCATGACCAACCATCGCTGTGCACATTCAACAAAAGGTGATGCAAATGTCTCGCTGAAATCCTGTCGGACATATCGACTATAGATTCTCTAATAAATGGCCCTTTAGTTGCTCACCTTTCTCAAAATCATCTCTCTGAATTCTGTTTACAATGATTGATATTGCCTGCTGGGTCCTTCATAGAAATACCTATAAAATCTCCATAGAGACCCGCAGTAGTCTCCATTCAGCTCCACTCGGCTCTGCATCCCACGGCCGTAAGACACAAACCCTCATGACATGCCCTCCCCGGTGAAAATCCTTGGGGTTCCGTTGCGTTCATGATGAAGGCCAACCCCCTGTGGAGTGCACGAACCATGACAGACTTGAACCTCCCCTGCGTCTTCAGCCTGGGTCCTCACCCTACACCCCCTGCGGAACCACGGCCCGTTCCCAGGGTCCCAGACACAACGCGGTCTCACCTCCACGCCTTTGCACACACAGTTCCCTCTGCCGACTCGCTCTTAAAGCACAACAGGATGGAGCGATCATCCTGGAAATGTTTGGAGAGTTATGcacaattattaataaaaaacaaaaatagcatgCTGCCCAGAAATACCGAAAAATAAGCCAGGGTATCGACATTGGGAGACGGCTACTCACTGGCATAGTGGTAAGCGATGggcagagaaacagagaaacctaGTGTGAAATATTCAGACTGAACTGGGCACCTCACTGACTTCCTTAGGTAATCGTAGCTTTTCTTTGGGAAATGGACCACTTCCCCTACGTTTTGGCTAAAAGGAGAATTGAGACAGGATTTGACAGCTCTCAGGGCATCTTAGTAACTAAAGATTTACCACCCgtttgtgggttgtttctttcttctaaatAAAGTAAAAGTGGCAGAAACAAATGCCTGTCACTTCTAAACATGACCCTAAAAGAGAAAACATCACGGGGAAAACGATGACCGTTTTTACCACCcaaatctttaaaatatcagtgaaccaacacacacacaaagacatccacacaaatgaaaaacaaatcacCAAGTAGAAAAATAGTCATAACCAAGGACAGAGCCATATCTGTATAAATAGCGTTGCCAAATCAACATAAAAAGTTAGGTACACAAATAAGCAAAAGTATGGAcagataacttaaaaaaataaagatgagcaATAACATAATGAACGACATAGAAAAGAATCTCGGTTTGACTTGTAAAATGCAAAGACTAGAAGGAAGCTACCCTCTGTGTCCATGAGGGTCTGCAAACatctaccccaccccccacccccgacccccgatCCCACTGGCAGGCATGTGAACACTCATTCAGCAGGTCATGGGGTTTCAAATGTGCATGGAGGGTTTACATACGCTCTTTAAACCAGCATTAGCTCCCAGCGAGGTGTCCAGAGGAAAGACTTGGATGAATGAAGGACTAGTCCTGAAAAATAGCAATCCCAAATCCAAACCTCAGTCTGCTAAGTGAAAACTACATACAAAACAGTGTTACATCTGCCTCTGTTTCAAGTGAAAATATCACAGGTGCCTGCTGGGAGTGGTCCAGAGGGTTCCACATCGGAAGTGTGACGGCGGCATCACTTGTACGTACACGTAAGTGTAatctttgttattctttttacACTTTCTACCCTTTATACATATTTAAGCAAAGGACAAGTGTTTTCTGTAATCAGCTTACagcactgtttttaaaataacgATTTTGTTTTGAGGACAATAAATTTAGGAAAATTATATATGGACTAAGAAAGCAATGCAtccatggaaaagaaaaagtcagtTTTAAATTACTGATCACATATTCTGTTTGTTTGtcacttagaatatttttttccaaatggtttCAATATAACAAAGCCTTAAATGGCTGGCCCCACGCATTCTTGATCTGATTTTCTTACACGTCGTGTATTTTAAGAGCTGCTCATTTGATTGCATTCCTTTCATTTAAACTCATCTCATCAAAATGCAAAATTCCTAAGAGCTGTTTTATCTCCCCAAACCCCACATTTAAATCTAATTTATGTCTTCTATTTCTCAGtaaaaggaaaacacattttACTAAAAGTCAATGAACTTAAGCTGTAAAAGGCCAAGGCCGACAGAGAAGTGAAACGCCATGAGAATAAGAGCGCCCTGGCCTCAGCTCTTACCCAGGAGCTCACTCCCCTGCAGAAGGCCCTCCGGCAGCACTCCCGCAGCACACCTGTGCCAGCTGCCCCTCCTGACTCCAAAGCCCTCCCGCTTCCTCACCTGGTGAGTTCGTGAGGAGCTGCTATAGTCACACGCTTCTCCAGACCCGAGACCCGCGGGGCTGATCCCAACCTGCCCTTCCCTACTCCTCAGCGCCGCCTGGGTGTTTCCTCAGCACCCCTTCCCGATAGGGATCCTGCGGGTGGACCTCAGCTTTATGCTCTGCCAGAGGCCTGccccgcctgcctgcccctgaGGGCGCTCCGCACCAGCTGCATGGTTcccgcctcctcccaggctctgcctctgcccagggcctTCCCCGGAGCTCCTGCCGTCCTGCATCTGGAACCAACGCCGTCCTCCCCGCCGTGCCATCCTCCCTGCGTGCCGCCCGCTCCTCCAATCCTGTGACTTCAAGTCCAGCCAACCTCTCGCTAAGTTTCAAGGCTCTGACACCACACTTGCCAGTTCCTCTACCTGGAGCGTCCTTTGAACTCCTTGGTCGACCAGGCCTAGCAAAAGCCCAGGTTCCTTCAAGACCAAGTTCCCACTTTCTTGTCTGGGCAaaacgcacacatacacacacacacacacacacacacacacacacagttatctGGCTTCTATTGTAACTGTTTACATGTCTTTCTTCTCTACGCTCCTTAAGGGAATGCCATACCTGAGTTGTCTATATACACTCAATACCTCCCCAGATCAGCAATAGCCCACATCACAGTCTCCATAAGTCTGCTGAATAAATTAAGTACAACCCATCAGGAAACTTACAGTTATTGGTAGACAATGTCCTCCGTACGACACACGTCCTTTAACATGCATCAGGTATGCGTGGGGCAGGCTTCCGAGGCTGGAGTGTCTGAGGGTCGGCTGGACACCCTGCACCTCCGGAGGCCGGAACCATCACCCTGCAGGGCGCTTGGACAGCGCCGAGTGACTTCAGGGAGGGACTGGGAACTGGGAGGAATTCAGCTACTGCCAAAGCTAGTCCTGGGTGACAGTTCCTGCGGCATGATGGTgacaatgatgacagagaaaaatggaaaatccCTAGGGTGCCCACAGGGCGTGTCAGGAATGGGTCGGGAAAGGCTGTGTGTGTCTGAGAAGGTCCATGGTGTTGTGTTAGCCAATAAGAAAAGggaggccagtaggggaggcCCCTTTTCCAGAGAGGCCTTGGGGCTCCACTCACCTGGTAGCTGGGGGCTTCCATATCGCCAAGAGAAAGGTGACCATCAGCAAGGTCATGAGCCTGAGCCTCTGGCTAAGCGACAGCCACAGACTCCGAGGGCCTTTCTGATTTCTCCAGAGCCCTCCCCTCCACAAGATCTGAGATGCGCATCACTCAGCTGCAGGGCCGAGCACACAGTGGGACACCAGCGCACCTGTTGGGCTGAGAGGACTGACTGTGTGCTCCTCGGGCACAGGAAGGAAGTTCCAGGAACGGCTCTCCCAGAGAGAGCCAacaccacccccccgcccccacagtgGGCTCTGGACAGGTGTCACCAGGAAGTGAAGACGCCGACCCAAAGGCTAATGAGAAGATTAAATGTATGAAAAAGAGGACTGAGACTAATACAAATTTGATTTCCTTTTCCCAAAAGACTATCAAGCATCAGAGATATAAGAGGTTAAGTGAAGGGCCAAAGAGATGGTTAGATTCATTTATAAGTGATTTACTTTTGAGGAGAGGTTCTGAAAGATTATTTAACTCAGAATGAACAGTAAAATGTTCAGGCCGTTCTATGGGAATTAATGAGAACGTGGAGACGGATTCTAAATGCCTAACTCGCCAGTGCCATGGtccagagaagaaaaggaagccaATTTTGCTGAGGAATGTACATAGCAATTTGCAGATCTTCATGTACAAAGATAATTTATTAAACTTGGGTTTAATTGGTTTTTCCAACTTATAGAGTTGGGGAAGGCAAAGAAAATAAGTCACACAGAACTATCTGTTCTTTTTCATCCAATTTGCTCTTTTTTCATCCAATTTGCTCAGTTCTGCCAGGGCTGGCCAAGCTGTGATGCAGAGATTGGCCAGGAAAACCCAGGGGAGGCCAGCCATGGCTCCGGAGCCCTGAGCAGAAGCCCTTCTCACAAAGGGCTGTCAAAGCCAAAAACGTGCACAGCCCTCGGTGGAAATTGAGTTGTTTATTCCTAAGCAGAGAGTGCTAACCCCTTTAGTCAAGTCATTTACATTCCCTGTGGCTAAGTCTCTTATGtgtaaaacataaacaaacatgtaaatcTCTCGGAGGCCGTTATTAAGCATTTCACACATCGCGCAGCAATCTGGAGGGAGGCAGACGCACAGGGGCTCCAAGATGACTCGCATGAAGCAGGCCTTGCCGGAGCATCCTGCCGGCTACGAAGTCCTCCCTGTTTCCAAGGGCTTAAACTGGTGAAAAATGGcccttgccctgaccggtgtggctcagtgggtagagcgtcggcctgcggactgaaaggtcccaggttcgattccggtcaagggcatgtactttggttgcgggcacatccccattgaggggtgtgcaggaggcagctgatcgatgtttctctctcatcgatgtttgtaactctctatccctcttccttcctctctgcaaaaaatcaataaaatatattttaaaaaagaaaaaaaaaaagaaaaatggccctAAATATTTTGAAAGGTAAAATGAAATTCAGTGGGATAAAAACGCATGTCCGCATGACTCCACACACATCGGAGCGGACACGTTCTCTGTGCCACCGGCTATTCCAGTCTCAGGAATGAACAGTCCTGAGGATaacatgccctggctggggacCCTGCCTCTCCGTTGCCACATTCACCCTGCCATGTAGAGAGCCCAAGGGTCCCTACAAGAAAAGCGAGTTATGAATAGAAATCCATGGCCAGGACCAAGTTCAAGTTGAAATTTGCATGACAACGTCTGCGCTGCTTTATCCTTCCGAAAGCCAGAGCCAGAGCTCTTAAACTCCGTTCGCTTTGCATTGTAATAGAGGATCTGATGGGTCCAGGTTGGTGTTTATCGGAGCTTCTGGATCCCAGCCGAGATGACGATAGAGCTGGGTGCCCACGAGGCCTCCACAGCTCAC from the Eptesicus fuscus isolate TK198812 chromosome 10, DD_ASM_mEF_20220401, whole genome shotgun sequence genome contains:
- the LOC103299830 gene encoding high affinity cAMP-specific and IBMX-insensitive 3',5'-cyclic phosphodiesterase 8A-like; amino-acid sequence: MGCAPSVHISSEAPGAYPGGKEAEDAQDPWARLEGTGALAPSFPSDSYLPRGKISVSDVQLGPMRFHPDQLQVLLVFGKEDSQCKAFRQACDQAGFKCTLTREMQAVLGCFLSAHHDIVILDHRHPRQLDARALCRAIRSSKVSENTVIVGVVRKRDGDLPVMPLLSTGFTRRYVENPSLLACYTELLQLQFGEVRAQLKLRACNSIFTALEKSQDAIEITGEDHLVQYVNPAFGTTMGCDSQELIGKELAKLPAAEKKSELFDTINSCIQTGKGWQGVCCAKNGDNKQQDVRVIPVSGQGGKIRHYVSIIRLSDGNSKAERTPRSIQSDSHTDSQLGKLRDRRKSSGGARSLGSRAGEVAGQRRHSSLARIQSVTMEAPITKVINIISAAQENSSEPVTEALDRALEILRTTELYSPQFGAKDEDPHANDLIGGLISDGLRRLSGNEYVLTAKDLPRLSSSVAVPTSLHDVPLQIAEALENEESWDFDIFELEAATQKRALSYLAMKIFGRFGICEFLKCPETTLRLWLQVIESTYHASNPYHNSSHAADVLHATAYFLSQERVKRALDSVDEAAALIAATIHDLDHPGRTNPFLCNAGSALAILYNDFAVLESHHASLAFQLTLRDDKSNIFKNMERGVYRTLRQAIIDMVLATEMTKHFEHLNKFVNSVVKPLADLEEREETEAVRADINTMLRTPENRSMIKRMMIKCADVSNPCRPLEQCIQWAARISEEYFSQTEEEKRRDLPVVMPAFDRNTCSIPKSQMSFINYFIIDMYDAWDNFVDLPVLLHHLDNNFRYWKDLDEMSVRGLRPPPT